A genomic window from Thermodesulfobacteriota bacterium includes:
- a CDS encoding cold-shock protein encodes MARGTVKWFNDQKGFGFITQDNGGPDVFVHFSAIQGQGFKTLTEGQAVEFEVTQGPKGAQASNVRPG; translated from the coding sequence ATGGCAAGAGGAACCGTGAAGTGGTTCAACGACCAGAAGGGTTTCGGCTTCATCACGCAAGACAACGGCGGCCCCGACGTCTTCGTGCATTTCAGCGCCATCCAGGGGCAGGGTTTCAAGACCCTGACCGAAGGGCAGGCGGTGGAGTTCGAAGTGACCCAGGGCCCCAAGGGCGCCCAGGCGTCCAACGTCCGCCCCGGCTGA
- a CDS encoding type II toxin-antitoxin system HicB family antitoxin, whose product MKTQYTAIVEKDRGWYVAHCLEIPGTAGRGPTLESAKESLAEAIVLALERQEGGETLAPATLH is encoded by the coding sequence ATGAAGACCCAATATACGGCCATCGTAGAGAAAGACCGGGGCTGGTACGTGGCCCACTGCCTGGAGATCCCGGGGACTGCCGGCCGGGGGCCCACCCTGGAGTCGGCCAAGGAGAGCCTGGCCGAGGCCATCGTGCTGGCGCTGGAGCGACAGGAGGGCGGGGAAACGCTCGCACCTGCGACCCTCCACTGA
- a CDS encoding VanZ family protein: MTFPRSSERLRAGAWGGAVLLVLWWTLLPFTRDLSPEALYRAVADVQWVPFVERGRPPLWSDILANVALFVPFGFAGWRALEGRRGRLARLLAAAVALSVAVEVVQLALPARRTSATDVVVDGFGALLGAALGRGWELRGREAALEWLRRLQQGEPAHALVALWVACLAVWALLPGPNPPGSSLWIQLQNFSSSFRRFPGLLPWISASAHLFLLGGLFAVLAARTGRMPVPLGAVGAALAAGLLGLGLELLQVLSLSRRPDVFQALAFGVGGVPGALLGLGGARGGLAAAGVALALGFGLTPAGDFPPGETRAALFLGALLVAAGGGAAVLRDAPAAPAQ, encoded by the coding sequence ATGACCTTCCCCCGGAGCTCGGAGCGGCTTCGGGCGGGGGCCTGGGGCGGCGCCGTCCTCCTCGTTCTGTGGTGGACTCTTCTGCCCTTTACCCGCGATCTGTCGCCCGAAGCCTTGTACCGGGCCGTTGCCGACGTGCAGTGGGTGCCCTTCGTGGAGCGGGGGCGCCCGCCGCTCTGGAGCGACATCCTGGCCAACGTCGCCCTCTTCGTTCCCTTCGGTTTCGCCGGCTGGCGAGCCCTCGAGGGCCGCCGGGGCCGTTTGGCACGGCTGCTGGCCGCGGCGGTCGCACTCAGCGTCGCCGTGGAGGTCGTGCAGCTCGCGCTACCCGCCCGGCGCACCTCGGCTACCGACGTGGTGGTGGACGGGTTCGGTGCCCTGCTGGGCGCCGCCCTGGGCCGCGGCTGGGAGCTTCGCGGGCGCGAGGCCGCCCTGGAGTGGCTCCGGCGCCTGCAACAAGGCGAGCCTGCCCACGCGCTCGTGGCCCTGTGGGTCGCGTGTCTCGCCGTGTGGGCCCTGCTTCCGGGCCCCAATCCTCCGGGGAGCAGTCTGTGGATTCAGCTCCAGAACTTCTCCTCGAGCTTTCGCCGCTTTCCCGGACTTCTCCCGTGGATCTCCGCTTCGGCGCACCTGTTCCTCCTGGGGGGTCTCTTTGCCGTACTGGCGGCCCGGACGGGAAGGATGCCCGTACCCTTGGGCGCTGTGGGCGCAGCGCTGGCTGCAGGCCTGCTCGGTCTGGGCTTGGAGCTGCTCCAGGTCCTGTCCCTGAGCCGCAGGCCCGATGTCTTTCAGGCCCTGGCCTTCGGGGTCGGGGGCGTTCCCGGCGCGCTCCTGGGGCTGGGGGGGGCCAGGGGAGGCCTGGCGGCGGCTGGAGTGGCACTGGCCCTGGGTTTCGGGCTCACCCCGGCCGGGGATTTCCCTCCGGGGGAGACCCGGGCCGCGCTGTTCCTGGGAGCCTTGCTGGTGGCTGCCGGGGGAGGGGCTGCGGTGCTCCGGGACGCACCCGCGGCCCCGGCGCAGTGA
- a CDS encoding ACT domain-containing protein produces MSRKTVVTVIGQDQVGIVARVATCLAENRVNIEDINQKILGGTIFAMTLLADLEASPLDLPELSSRLQASVEGMGLKVVVQDAEVFRYMHRV; encoded by the coding sequence ATGTCGCGCAAGACGGTGGTGACGGTGATCGGCCAGGACCAGGTGGGCATCGTCGCCCGGGTGGCCACCTGTCTGGCCGAGAACCGGGTCAACATCGAAGACATCAACCAGAAGATCCTGGGGGGCACGATCTTCGCCATGACCCTGTTGGCCGACCTGGAGGCCTCCCCCCTGGACCTCCCCGAGCTCTCCAGCCGCCTCCAGGCCTCGGTGGAGGGGATGGGCCTCAAGGTCGTGGTCCAGGACGCAGAGGTCTTCCGGTACATGCACCGGGTGTGA
- a CDS encoding choice-of-anchor N protein encodes MVTRKLAWTAVLLGSLALAPGASHAIPELQLYLEGATYDATSESWFIESYDTDEPLRLWAIGNTGNNSGPITDVKLAIAYSPRDEVTFSLVGSVVNAADPLYASYVDPSTPSNLATGTPTGGAGTSTPGWSQTVTDGSAPKLTDGNDLPTHGIYGDGTYWQEFRLGDFTLTDSPIADFIGAFPDTPDADKKGQISVYEITVAGLLTGDFLHFDLYNSVAAGNSGKIRSVFAPFSHDAGVVVDGGGGGGGGVIPEPGTALLLGTGLLGLAGAARRRTAGTGSETAS; translated from the coding sequence ATGGTGACCCGCAAACTGGCCTGGACGGCGGTCCTCCTCGGAAGCCTGGCCCTGGCGCCCGGCGCCTCCCACGCCATCCCCGAGTTGCAGCTCTACCTCGAAGGCGCCACCTACGACGCCACCAGCGAGAGCTGGTTCATCGAGAGCTACGACACAGACGAGCCCCTGCGGCTCTGGGCCATCGGAAACACCGGGAACAACAGCGGGCCCATCACCGACGTGAAGCTCGCCATCGCGTACTCCCCGCGGGACGAAGTCACCTTCAGTCTGGTCGGATCCGTGGTGAATGCGGCCGACCCTCTTTACGCCAGCTATGTGGATCCGTCGACCCCGAGCAACCTGGCAACCGGCACCCCGACCGGAGGAGCGGGCACCAGCACTCCCGGCTGGAGCCAGACCGTAACCGATGGCAGCGCCCCGAAGCTCACGGACGGCAACGACCTGCCCACCCACGGAATCTACGGAGACGGAACCTATTGGCAGGAGTTCCGGCTCGGGGACTTCACCCTGACCGACTCCCCCATCGCCGATTTCATCGGCGCGTTCCCGGACACGCCCGACGCAGACAAGAAGGGGCAGATCAGCGTGTACGAGATCACGGTCGCCGGTCTTCTTACGGGCGATTTCCTGCACTTCGATCTCTACAACTCGGTGGCGGCGGGCAACAGCGGCAAGATCCGCTCGGTCTTCGCGCCCTTCTCCCACGACGCGGGGGTCGTCGTGGACGGCGGGGGGGGCGGCGGAGGCGGGGTGATTCCCGAGCCCGGCACGGCGCTCCTGCTGGGCACCGGGCTCCTGGGGCTGGCGGGCGCCGCCCGGCGCCGCACCGCGGGCACAGGGAGCGAGACCGCCTCGTAA